A single region of the Nocardioides aquaticus genome encodes:
- a CDS encoding protein kinase family protein has protein sequence MTGAFRPGDVLARRYRLVDLLVESGSGRFWRAHDLVLDRHVALHTIAADDARSQALLDAARASTAVADRRLLRVLDAAVDDDVCYVVNEWGSGVSLDILVGGGQVLAPRHAAWVVAQVADSVARAHAAGIGHGRLAPENVLVDRHGQVRVIGLCVDAALHGVPHDRTSTDVTDLAGLLYCALTASWAGASASDVRAAPVEHGHVLRPRRVRAGVPRPLDQLCDLVLHPHLDTRGRLDVTAAGIAERLVEFVGDEAGLTDALVATLPPVRERFPTSLPPVPEIPARPDPPEDEAEADTASVAAVADLPTEAALPAYDADEDTTDGTGAGTDTGRSGGSSGARRARRTPGPPPPRPPDPPSRPLFAPDPLTAPPCAAPGGPPRPLRSGPAGRALVRPPVRPLVRATPPGRPTGPGTPGRATRRTRPARACCRPSRNRCPGAAPSGSAS, from the coding sequence GTGACCGGCGCCTTCCGTCCCGGCGACGTCCTCGCACGCCGCTACCGCCTCGTCGACCTGCTGGTCGAGAGCGGCAGCGGACGCTTCTGGCGTGCGCACGACCTCGTGCTGGACCGCCACGTGGCGCTGCACACCATCGCCGCGGACGACGCCCGGTCCCAGGCCCTGCTCGACGCCGCGCGCGCCTCGACCGCCGTGGCCGACCGGCGCCTGCTGCGGGTGCTCGACGCCGCGGTCGACGACGACGTCTGCTACGTCGTCAACGAGTGGGGCTCGGGGGTCTCGCTGGACATCCTGGTCGGTGGCGGCCAGGTGCTCGCCCCCCGCCACGCCGCCTGGGTCGTCGCGCAGGTGGCCGACAGCGTGGCCCGCGCCCACGCCGCCGGGATCGGCCACGGTCGGCTGGCACCCGAGAACGTGCTGGTCGACCGGCACGGCCAGGTCCGCGTGATCGGGCTGTGCGTCGACGCCGCGCTGCACGGCGTCCCCCACGACCGCACCTCGACCGACGTGACGGACCTGGCCGGTCTGCTCTACTGCGCGCTGACCGCGAGCTGGGCCGGTGCGTCGGCCTCCGACGTCCGGGCGGCTCCGGTCGAGCACGGGCACGTGCTGCGGCCCCGCCGGGTCCGCGCCGGCGTGCCGCGACCGCTCGACCAGCTCTGCGACCTGGTCCTGCACCCCCACCTCGACACCCGGGGCCGCCTGGACGTCACGGCCGCCGGGATCGCCGAGCGGCTGGTCGAGTTCGTCGGCGACGAGGCCGGCCTCACCGACGCGCTGGTCGCGACCCTGCCCCCCGTGCGCGAGCGGTTCCCGACGTCCCTGCCCCCGGTGCCCGAGATCCCCGCGCGCCCGGACCCCCCCGAGGACGAGGCCGAGGCCGACACCGCGTCCGTCGCCGCGGTCGCGGACCTGCCCACCGAGGCGGCGCTCCCGGCGTACGACGCCGACGAGGACACCACGGACGGCACGGGTGCCGGGACGGACACCGGCCGCAGCGGCGGGAGCAGCGGTGCGCGCCGCGCCCGACGTACGCCCGGCCCGCCCCCACCGCGCCCGCCGGACCCGCCCTCACGGCCGCTCTTCGCCCCCGACCCCCTGACGGCACCCCCGTGCGCCGCTCCCGGCGGGCCGCCACGACCACTGCGGTCGGGGCCGGCGGGGCGGGCGCTGGTGCGACCGCCGGTGCGACCGCTGGTGCGGGCAACCCCACCGGGTCGACCTACTGGCCCTGGGACACCGGGCAGGGCGACCCGGCGGACTCGACCGGCTCGGGCGTGCTGCCGGCCGTCCAGGAACCGGTGCCCGGGCGCCGCTCCCAGCGGGTCGGCATCGTGA
- the sigM gene encoding RNA polymerase sigma factor SigM, with amino-acid sequence MPEPSGGRAGSWADPRDDATLLAAHVAGDSEAFGVLVRRHQDRLWAVALRTCGHPEDAADALQDALVAAHRRAATFRGEAAVTTWLHRVVVNACLDRLRAAKVRRTDPLPDDVVDRPGTTTGTGSAPASGTGTADPAAAAVTTDRRRRVVEALATLPAPQRAAVVLVDLEGYSMAEAAEVLDCAVGTVKSRCSRGRASLATLLRPLLDDAEDEPDRPIPRGRNHPASRHVPSTPPRGPPTQA; translated from the coding sequence GTGCCTGAGCCGTCCGGGGGACGGGCCGGCAGCTGGGCGGACCCCCGTGACGACGCGACGCTGCTCGCCGCGCACGTCGCCGGTGACAGCGAGGCCTTCGGGGTGCTGGTCCGCCGCCACCAGGACCGGCTCTGGGCGGTCGCGCTGCGCACCTGCGGACACCCGGAGGACGCCGCCGACGCGCTCCAGGACGCCCTGGTCGCGGCCCACCGCCGCGCCGCGACCTTCCGGGGGGAGGCCGCGGTCACCACGTGGCTGCACCGCGTCGTCGTCAACGCGTGCCTCGACCGGCTCCGGGCCGCGAAGGTCCGCCGCACCGACCCGCTGCCCGACGACGTGGTGGACCGGCCCGGGACCACCACGGGCACCGGGTCCGCGCCCGCCTCGGGCACCGGGACCGCGGACCCTGCGGCCGCCGCCGTGACCACGGACCGTCGGCGTCGGGTGGTCGAGGCGCTGGCCACCCTGCCGGCGCCCCAGCGCGCCGCGGTCGTCCTGGTGGACCTGGAGGGCTACTCGATGGCCGAGGCGGCCGAGGTGCTCGACTGCGCCGTCGGCACCGTGAAGTCACGCTGCTCGCGCGGACGCGCGAGCCTGGCGACGCTGCTCCGGCCGCTGCTCGACGACGCCGAGGACGAGCCGGACCGCCCGATCCCCCGGGGACGGAACCACCCGGCCTCCCGGCACGTCCCATCCACGCCCCCACGAGGGCCCCCGACCCAGGCCTAG